From the Insulibacter thermoxylanivorax genome, the window GCACCGATGATAACCCAGGACAGGAAGTGCGGCAAGTACAGAAGCGTCTGATTGATCCGCTTGAAGGTTACGTGTTTGATCTCATTCAGCAGCAACGCCAAGAAGATCGGTGCAGTAAAGCTGAATATCAGGTCAAGCGAATTCAACAGCAGCGTGTTGCGCAACGCCTTGAGGAAATCCCGGTGAGAGAATACCTCCCTGAAAACCTCAAAACCTACCCACTCACTGGCCCAGAACCCTCTGGCGATCTTATAATCCTTAAATGCAACGACAAGTCCCGTTAATGGTAAGTATTTGAATGTTAAAGCGAACGCCAACGGAAGAATGAGCAAGACATATAACTGCCAATTCTGTTTCAAATAATTGATGAGTTGCTTCCGATCCTGCTGTTTCATCTTGCGAGCTAATTCTTTGTCGGATTTGCTTGCAACATTGATCGAAGCGCTTTCAACTTTCATTGTCTCACCTCCTGCTGCAGAAGCGTTCTGATCCGTCGATCGTCAGGAAGGTGTGTTGGTCTGACGTTCTCCGAAATCGCTTTCATCATAACCCGACGCCGCCGCAGACGTAAAGAGTAGGGTTTGATACTGGGCGTCATTTTTGATCAAAGCGCTTACATATCGCTGCTTTCACGCCGCGTTGTGATCAAAAATGATCATGATGAGCAATATTGACCATTATAAGACCAGCATCCCCAGCAGGGATCTTAACATCCTTCAAAAATAACAGGGTCTTCTGTTCAGCATAGGAACAGAAGACCCCGTCTAACATGTCGTTTGAAGGATCAGATTTCATGCTGCGGTGTCAATTTTAAAGAGCGATAGTTGCTTGGCGACATCCCTTCGAATTTGCGGAAATAGCGGTTAAAACTCTGCACATTATGATAACCGACCTTCTCGGCAATCTGCGAGATCGTCAGTTCCGTATCGAGGAGGAGCTCCTTCGCTTTGTCGATGCGCAGCTGGTTTAGGCAGTCGATCAAACTCTTGCCCGTTGTTTCGGAAACGATCTTGCGCATATAGGAGTAGCTGATGCCGATCTCCTTAGCCATATCTTCAAAAATGATGTCCTGATGGTAATGATCCTCAAGATATTTGATGATCCGGTCGCTGTGATTGCTCTTCTGCTGATGGCTGTCCAGCTGTTTGATGATCTGACGGTAAAATTCCCGCAGATACTCCTCGATCTCCTCGATCGTATCGAAGGAGGCCAAGGTCGAATAGACATTGCTGCGCCCCGCGAAGAGGCGGGCGATATTGGTATTCTCCCGCAGGTGTTTGATCGTTACGCCCGCCAGCTGGTTATAGATGAACAAAATGTTGTCATAGGAGATGTATTCTACGGAGAGAATCTCCTTTCGAATCTCCTCCAGTTCCTTGTAGATGCTGTCAAGATCCCTTGAGTCGAGATAATTCAAGATCCGCCGCTCGCTGTTGGCCGGGTAGATGTACTTGTGGCTGCCTTCGGCCTCTTCCCGCCAGAAGGTGATGCAGCCGCCGCCCTTAATCATGCGCAGTTTGATCAGCTCCATCGCTTCCGCGAGCAGGTCCGGGATCGTGCTGCAGTTCTCCGTATAGTCGCTGATGCTGATCGTTACCGTATGCGCAAACAACTCCTGCCCCTTATCCCTGATCCTCAGGAATAACGCTTCGAGGGTATCGTGGATGGATTCCTCGCTCAGTCGTTCCCCGTTCATCACGAAGGCAAAATAGCCGTCCCCCATATAGACGACTTGCAGGCGCATGTCATCGGGAAACTGTTCATGGCACCACTGCATGAACAGGTAGCGATTGTAGCTGCGCGTCTCCCGGTTGTTCTTCTTCACATAGTCCCGATAGCGGTCGATGGAAAGCACCGCCAAACGGAAGATCGTCTCCGGGAAGATCTCCGAAATCGACTCCGCTGGTTCCCCTCGCAGTAATCGCTGTACGGCGAGATTGCGCGCATCCTGCTCACGTTTCTCCAGAAGCTTCTGAAGCGCTGCCTCTTCTTCCTGCATGCGTTTGAAAGCATCGTCCAAGAAGGCGAGCTCATTCCGCTTCTGCAAGGCTTCGAGTTTCGGATTGGAGCGCACCGCCTGCACCAGCCGGCGCACGGGAGTCGACAGCCATCTCGCCAGCAAGACGGTGGCGATGGCCGCGATGATCAACGTGATGATCATCATCATCGTCAGATTGCGCTCGATCTGATTCGTCTTGGTCATCAGATCATCCATCGAGAAGAGTTTAACGAATATCCACTCCTTGTGCGGCGTGGAGGTCCAGGTGACGAGCATGCGCTCCCCGTCCAATTCTTCGAACAGATAGCCTTCAAGCTGCGAGCCGGTCATGATCCGCTGCACCAAGGGCCAGTCCGATGCATCTGCCAGCAGCAGACTCTTGTCATTATGCGAGACGACTTGACCATCGGCATTCAACAGAAAATATTGCTGTTCGGCTGGATTGGAAGACCTCAGGTAATCGCTGATCTGGCTTTCAAGCAGATTGACGACGATCGCCCCGTTGGTCGTGGTGGTTAATTTGCTCAGCGGCAGAGCATAGGTCAGCACCGTCACACCGCTGTTCAATTCCCGCGGATACCAGATCCCGACGATACCCTGACTTGCTTCGAACTGCTCATCCAGCCAATCGATGGGTTCGTAGGAGGATAATCTCGTAATTCCCTTATCCGTAGAGATCACATAATCCGAGCCGAATTGATAGAAAAAGGCGGAATAGACCCCGTCCACACGGTGGTTGAGATTCACCAGCTCCTTCAACAGGGACAACCCGTAATTGACATTGTTGTAGTTGGCATTGATATCATCATAGGTTTCCATGAATCGGATCTGATTGAATATCGTAGATGAAGACAGCCTCACCGCATCACTGGCGAGGTTCGCGATCGAATTCTCGAAGAGATGGCGATTTGCGATCAGTCCGGCTAAGGAAGTCTCCGCGATCATCTCCTCGGAATTCGCCAAGAACTTGGATCCGCTGTAGGAAGTCAGAACCGTCGTCGGTATCACCATGACGCAGAACATGATGATGACCAGTTGCAGCATCATCGGGATCCGTCTCATAAGCCCCCTCCTCATCCCTATAAACCGAACACCCGCACACTCACCTGTCCGACTCCAACTCCGGTTCCCTACAGCTTCCCGCTCAGCTCCATCAAAGAGCGGATCATATGCTCCGCGAGATTCGGGATATCCTCGATCTGTCCCTCGCCGATCCGGCGGTTGAAACGAACATCTGCGGAGACGGAATAATAGTCGGGCTTCTCAGAGGCTGTATCGTATGGATACAGGATGACCTGGCGGATAGGAAGCTCCGGCAGCCAGATATTAATCAGGATCACCTCAGCTTCCTTGCATCGCTTAAGGTCCCGCACCTTATAACGGAAACGAATGACCAGCGAACACAGCTCCGACGGGTCTCCCTCCTCCAAGATCTCCGCCGCCAGATCTGCAACAGAGGAGTACAGCCGCACCTCAGCCGTCGGCTCCTCGTGGCCGGCAAGTGCGAACTGCAAAGTGAACTGCCTGGACATCACCGCCATATCCAGGATATCCTCGCGATTGGTGATCGTGATGACAGCTTCTTGGTTGTCAAGATCATAAAGGTAATTTTCAAAAGCAACCTTCAAATTCTCATAAACCGTTGGGTGGAACATCTTCTACTCCCTTTTCTGCTCCCCGGCATGTGGTGACTACGCCATACGATAGGACACTTGGAACGTGCAGGATTCTTGTACAACAACTCCCCCACTGCGATCAAAGCCCCTTCATTCGCATCTGTTACCTTCATTATATCATGAGAGTATCGCAAGAAATGATAAGAAAGCCGAGAAAAACCGCAATTCATATACATAACTTGATGTTACAATGGACGTAAAGAGATCATGAAGTTGAGTAAAGGAGGATCACCGCGGATGAATGCTTCATCTCACGCGGCGCCTTCATCCTTATGTACACAGGATGAATTAGATAAAAAGTTGGACTCCGTAATTAACGGAGTCCAATTAAGACGATTTTATATTACTGCGGTCTGCAGGACAAGGGAGCAGACCAGCTTCCTGATCAGATCAGTGTCGTCTGCTTCCCTTATCGATTATCGACTTTCTCCGGATACAGATCATGGTTCATCAAGCGGTATTCCGCCATCTGCGCATACTTCGTGCCGGGGCGTCCATAGTTGCAGTACGGATCGATCGAAATGCCGCCGCGCGGCGTGAACTTGCCCCACACCTCGATATACTTCGGGTCCATTACCCGAATCAAATCGTTCATGATGATGTTCACGCAATCCTCATGGAAATCCCCGTGATTGCGGAAACTGAATAAGTACAGCTTCAGCGACTTGCTCTCGACCATCTTCACATCCGGAATATACGAGATGTAGATCGTCGCAAAATCCGGCTGCCCCGTAATCGGGCACAGGCTCGTGAACTCCGGACAGTTGAACTTCACGAAGTAATCACGTCCTGGATGCTTGTTTTCAAATGTTTCTAACAATTCTGGCGAATAATCGTAGACATACTTGGTCTTCTTGTTGCCGAGCAGCGAGATGTCCTTCAGTTCTTCCGCCGATCGGCCGGCTTTCCGAGGCTGTTCACTCATCTTTTGGATCCCTTCCTCATCTATATTCCTCTTCGATAATCATGTACATACCTTATCATATGTTCACGTATTTTTCACTAACCTGCAGTACAGTTGCGATGCACATAGAACGGCATGGCAGCTGGTCTGCAAGATAACTGGAATATAACAAGGAAAGAAACCGGGAATGAACACCATCCGGCCGTCAAGCCGGCCTGCGATTCTCAAGTGATTCTTATGCGATTGAGCCAATCAGTCCTTCGATTCTCCCGCGGTTTCCGCCCCGTAAGCCTGGACCAACTCTCCGCGCCTGTACCGATTCGGCGAGATGCCCACCGTCTTCTTGAATACCGTGCTAAAATAATGCTGCGTCTCGTAGCCAAGCTGCTCAGCGATCTCCATGATCGTCAGATCGGTGGTATTGAGCAGCTCTACTGCCCGCTTCATGCGGAGCTCTGTTACCAGCTGGCTGAACGTGACCCCGAGCTCCTGCTTTAACATGCGGCTCAGATACACGGGATTGACATTGAGTTCTTCAGCAATCTGCTCCAGCGTTAATCCGCGTTCGGTATAGCCTTCGCTGATCCGCAGCCTTGCCCGCTGCACCACCGGCGATAGGGAGGCGCGGCGGTACACCGCCTGCCGCGCTTCTCGATAGGTCTGGGGAATGTCCGACAATCGGCCCGCGAGAGGTTTGAAGACGTGCGAGACCGACAGTTTCAGATACCGCATGATCGACTCAGCGATCTTCGACAGCAGTTCCTCCGAACAAGATCCCCAGATCATCACGGCGATGAGACCCCCGCCGTCGCGGAACAGCACATGCTGCCGGTCCTCCAGCCATTCCTTCACGATGTTCTCCACGGCGAAGGCATACAGCTGACGGTCCCTCTCCCGGATCAGCGTCCGTTCCAC encodes:
- a CDS encoding AraC family transcriptional regulator, translated to MRRIPMMLQLVIIMFCVMVIPTTVLTSYSGSKFLANSEEMIAETSLAGLIANRHLFENSIANLASDAVRLSSSTIFNQIRFMETYDDINANYNNVNYGLSLLKELVNLNHRVDGVYSAFFYQFGSDYVISTDKGITRLSSYEPIDWLDEQFEASQGIVGIWYPRELNSGVTVLTYALPLSKLTTTTNGAIVVNLLESQISDYLRSSNPAEQQYFLLNADGQVVSHNDKSLLLADASDWPLVQRIMTGSQLEGYLFEELDGERMLVTWTSTPHKEWIFVKLFSMDDLMTKTNQIERNLTMMMIITLIIAAIATVLLARWLSTPVRRLVQAVRSNPKLEALQKRNELAFLDDAFKRMQEEEAALQKLLEKREQDARNLAVQRLLRGEPAESISEIFPETIFRLAVLSIDRYRDYVKKNNRETRSYNRYLFMQWCHEQFPDDMRLQVVYMGDGYFAFVMNGERLSEESIHDTLEALFLRIRDKGQELFAHTVTISISDYTENCSTIPDLLAEAMELIKLRMIKGGGCITFWREEAEGSHKYIYPANSERRILNYLDSRDLDSIYKELEEIRKEILSVEYISYDNILFIYNQLAGVTIKHLRENTNIARLFAGRSNVYSTLASFDTIEEIEEYLREFYRQIIKQLDSHQQKSNHSDRIIKYLEDHYHQDIIFEDMAKEIGISYSYMRKIVSETTGKSLIDCLNQLRIDKAKELLLDTELTISQIAEKVGYHNVQSFNRYFRKFEGMSPSNYRSLKLTPQHEI
- the queF gene encoding preQ(1) synthase, producing the protein MSEQPRKAGRSAEELKDISLLGNKKTKYVYDYSPELLETFENKHPGRDYFVKFNCPEFTSLCPITGQPDFATIYISYIPDVKMVESKSLKLYLFSFRNHGDFHEDCVNIIMNDLIRVMDPKYIEVWGKFTPRGGISIDPYCNYGRPGTKYAQMAEYRLMNHDLYPEKVDNR
- a CDS encoding response regulator, whose protein sequence is MTRDLMEKERLEARWKVLIADDEPIIREGIRSAVDWHALGMEVAAEAEDGEEALELALQHQVDVMLVDLNMPIMDGITLMKHVRKQLPSCRLIIITGHDEFQYAQEAIRLNVDEYLLKPANPEQLQKVLHDVKMSLENDRREREHLLMASRQIERSYPLLRERFCLEWIEGRMSDGEVLEQLEFLQLPPACPDWLGVIRWSDPAVERTLIRERDRQLYAFAVENIVKEWLEDRQHVLFRDGGGLIAVMIWGSCSEELLSKIAESIMRYLKLSVSHVFKPLAGRLSDIPQTYREARQAVYRRASLSPVVQRARLRISEGYTERGLTLEQIAEELNVNPVYLSRMLKQELGVTFSQLVTELRMKRAVELLNTTDLTIMEIAEQLGYETQHYFSTVFKKTVGISPNRYRRGELVQAYGAETAGESKD